The genomic interval GTTGATTGAGGTCTTGTGTGAAGCTGGTCATTTAGACCTGGCACTGGCTCAGTTTGATAGGATGGCCAAGAAGAGGTGTACTCCTAATATTCATACATTCAAGATACTCATAACAGCACTTTGCTCCCATGGCAGAGCTGATGAATCGTTGAACCTATTTGATAAGATGCTGCAGCTGAGATGCATCCCTGATAGCTCGTTTTATGTTCAAGTTCTGCCCTTGTTCTGTAAGCTAAATAAGTTGAGGGAGGTCAGAAAACTGCATCAAATGATGAAAGAAGATAAACTACAGTTAGATTTGTATTTGTATAGCACCTTGATCAGATGCTTCTGTGAGAATCAACTATTGGATGATGCAGTCACAACAGTTAACGAGATGGTAGCATCAGGCCATGCTCCAATTACAAGTACATTTGTGGAAATTGTCGATTGCTACTGTACACTGGGCCAGTTCCACGAAGCCATGAACTTTCTTGAGGAAAATGATGTTGCTGAGATAGAAGCATATAATGAACTGCTGAGATCATTGTGTAAAAAAGGAAGACTTAAGGATTCAGCTAGCTATCTTAAAGAATTACACAGCAGAGGATTGGTTAATCATCACTCATGGAATATAGTTATCACTCAGTTCTGCAATGAAGGGAACATCAGACGAGCTTCTGAGCTCATCTGTAAAATGATAGTTTCCTCTTTTACAGCTGATGAGAGCACATACTCTTCTGTAGTATCttgttactgcaaattagGATTGCAGAAGAATGCTTTAGATATGTTCAGAAGGTTGGATGTTAGCAAGTTATCCTTGAACTCAGAAACTTTATCACATCTGGTAGAGTGCTTGTGCCACATGAACAAGGTCCCAGAAGCAGCTGAGGTTTTTAAATATCACTGTACAAGAGGCTGCAGTCTTTCCAGTGAGTCACTTGAGGTGTTAATTCAAGAGAGTTGTATGGATGGAATGATTCGTGAGGCAATCAAAATGCGTTCATTAGCTGTTTTCTCTGGTACTTCTTGTACATTTACGACTTATAACACAATTTTCCGAGCACTACTCCATTTGAAGAAGAAGGACGTGTTACTTCTCTTTGGACAGATGCTAATGGAAGGTTATCTAATGAATGAGTATACATACAGTTGTATTTTGCATTGTTTCCTCACCAAGGAAACTATTTTTGAGGCTGCTATCTTGTTTAACAAAATGGTGAAGGATGGTTTTATTCCTGACCAAGAGACATTTGAGCAGCTAGTTCCTGATATGGCATTGTCTTCTTTACTTAATATGGTTTCAGAAAGTTTATTAGTGGTGGCAAATATAGATGGAATGATGAGCCCCAGAATATCtaacattattatttatgGCCTTATTAAAGAAGGCTTCAAGAGTGAGGCATGTAGGTTTCTTGATCAAATGATAGAGAAGGGGTGGGTACCTGATTCAAAGACACATAGTATCTTGCTCGGCAACATTGGTCAAGCAGACCATACTGAGGTTGATGAAGTCAACCACACAGTGGATGACGATAATGTAAGCAACATACTGTTGGAGGGTCTAGATTAAGAGTCATGAGACCAGCTTGTATTAGTGTACAATCACATGCATATCATTGTGCAGCTGACATTTTAGCTCTATATTTGTGCACTATTCGAGGGACAACATTTTCAGGTGGTTTTCTCAGGAAATTCCATCAAAAAAGAATAGCAGGCatgtaatttgatttttatgtgtATTGCCATAGAGTTGAATGGCATGTACTATCAACCAACCTCATAATATGTGTTATGAGGGTCGTAGAAACTACAAAGATCTCCAGCTGATGAGATGGTGAGTgacctttttccttttttgcacATCATCATGTATTTCTCAGAAGACatcttttttacctttttcttcttttacaGAACTTGTGTGATGTATTGACGCTCTATCATAATGCATAATGCTAAAATGTGTCTTTATTCTACCATATTTGTTAGAAAGTTGATTATTTTCAACAAAATTATCTTTGTAATGTTGTATGTTAATAGTTTGGGTTTTTTTCTTGACttaatcttcttttttttattttttttacattaatcTTTATATTCATCATATCATTTCAGAAactatggataaaaaaaatggaaagtaGCATCAAATCCCCATGATGTGATGAACTGAATTTTTCTTGGACCAACCATTCTTGTGCTTCTGTAGGCCTAAGTaacatatttgttttaatttgtttgtgctATAGCGCCTTGGCCAATCCTCTTTCACACTTAAATTATGTACAGTAGTCTTCAACATTTCCTTTTGGGAAGTGTGGGTACAAATAGACAGTATTCTAACTGTCTAAGTGCACCATAACTGAAGCCCATTATGTGAAACAGTACTGATAATTGTATGTTATTTGGACGAAGCATTCTTATGCTCCTGCACTCTTATGTTTCATCAAGGGTATCAAAGGGATACAAAATGAGTGGTGTGCCCAAGTAAACTTCTGAATTGAACAATTCATCTTGTATATACTTAAAGACTTACTATAGTTCACGCTGACTTGAATATTGTCTTGATGATACAGTTACCTTGTGGCGGGTTCAAAATAAGGAGGTTAAGCAAGAGAAAACAGAAGATTCAGAAGAAAGAACAGAGCATGAGTATACAAATTGAAGAGCACCACCATTATTTGCTTATTCTGAAAGTCTTAAGTGCGCCCGTTTTTACCTTTTCGGCTCTCTAGGTTTGCAGCTTACATTTTTACCATCATCATGCAGTCCTTTTATTACCCCATGTTTATGGTTTTGTCCATTTTAGATGGCTGATGCAAGGCATTACCTCCGTTTTTACAGTTGCCAGAGTCCTGACGGATTGCAAGGCCATAAACGCCTTCTGCGTGATGCTCATGGAAGCTATTGTCAGAACAGTATCCATCAAACTGTAATGCTTTTTGTGGAGGCTGAAAATTTTGTGCTTGCATGCCCTCCCAAGGTCTTTATCAGGGAGGTTTTCACGTCCAACTGTACTATACAAGTGTGCATCAAGTTTCGACTAATAATTTTGGTTGTAAGCCACGGGATGCCTTGAAATTCTTGCCATGTTCTGAACTGGATCATTATCATATTTATGTGTAGTGTATGTCTATACAGAGGGAACTAGAtgcttaaaaagaaaatctaatcaatttaaaaatcGATCATTGAAATGATTAAAACTTTACAAACATATGATcattgctaaaattttgactattaataaattttaaaatatttacatgtatAGAGCCTTGccatttgaaaaaatttacatgtatAGAGCCTtgccatttggttttttcaaagaaaaaatgaaatgatatatttacaaataaaaaataacttttgagtaaatttttagatatgtgTTCTTcgtgatataaaagcaaaggttgaaaaataagctaggatgaaaaatctcaaaatcagctCTGATTTTAAGTTAAGtaaagcataagaaaaaaagatgagtgTGATAGATAAATCttctaaaaagtaaaaatttattttaatagaacaTTATAGTCAAAGGTAAATTTTGAAGAtcgttttattatctaaacgATAAGAATTATCAGACTAGTAGAAGTAGAAGTAGGTAGAGTAAACTTTGTGACCTTTTACGAGACTTGCATGCTGTACATTGATATGGGCC from Oryza brachyantha chromosome 3, ObraRS2, whole genome shotgun sequence carries:
- the LOC102709447 gene encoding pentatricopeptide repeat-containing protein At3g53700, chloroplastic-like, giving the protein MALKVQSRMWFARPHLLWGRMVCSSCSDVPASRVSGGGARGGGSAEFDSAIRSLRSNPQPERLAHILDSASDFNLALRIFRWASYQRMPIHTVDTYASMIAKLGDAGNLDERGGFLKEMVRLDVPGLEKVMNDLLKLLSGKSRFDEALLVIQHASSGNIRLSVSSCNAVLCGLVKEGRGLRSFMRGYMEVVKAGVLPDVETLNWLIEVLCEAGHLDLALAQFDRMAKKRCTPNIHTFKILITALCSHGRADESLNLFDKMLQLRCIPDSSFYVQVLPLFCKLNKLREVRKLHQMMKEDKLQLDLYLYSTLIRCFCENQLLDDAVTTVNEMVASGHAPITSTFVEIVDCYCTLGQFHEAMNFLEENDVAEIEAYNELLRSLCKKGRLKDSASYLKELHSRGLVNHHSWNIVITQFCNEGNIRRASELICKMIVSSFTADESTYSSVVSCYCKLGLQKNALDMFRRLDVSKLSLNSETLSHLVECLCHMNKVPEAAEVFKYHCTRGCSLSSESLEVLIQESCMDGMIREAIKMRSLAVFSGTSCTFTTYNTIFRALLHLKKKDVLLLFGQMLMEGYLMNEYTYSCILHCFLTKETIFEAAILFNKMVKDGFIPDQETFEQLVPDMALSSLLNMVSESLLVVANIDGMMSPRISNIIIYGLIKEGFKSEACRFLDQMIEKGWVPDSKTHSILLGNIGQADHTEVDEVNHTVDDDNVSNILLEGLD